A portion of the Bubalus kerabau isolate K-KA32 ecotype Philippines breed swamp buffalo chromosome 1, PCC_UOA_SB_1v2, whole genome shotgun sequence genome contains these proteins:
- the MGST1 gene encoding microsomal glutathione S-transferase 1 isoform X2, producing MASLSQLMENEVFMAFASYTTIVLSKMMFMSTATAFYRLTRKVFVNPEDCAGFGKGENAKKYLRTDDRVERVRRYYI from the exons ATGGCCAGCCTTTCGCAGCTAATGGAGAATGAAGTATTCATGGCCTTTGCCTCCTACACAACGATTGTGCTTTCAAAAATGATGTTTATGAGCACTGCAACTGCATTCTATAGATTGACAAGAAAG GTTTTTGTCAACCCAGAAGACTGCGCGGGCTtcggcaaaggagaaaatgccaAGAAGTATCTTCGGACAGATGACAGGGTGGAACGTGTTCGAAG ATATTATATTTAA